A window of Borrelia sp. A-FGy1 contains these coding sequences:
- the rpoD gene encoding RNA polymerase sigma factor RpoD, producing the protein MNSMENKDFQCFKKKNSKLIKAILDYLMGRKEITFGDLSNLLSEDMLEPENIDFIYGILEDEGISLIDERVEAKNSNNSSELEEAAKMDSQFMVLGDSVDNDDKLDEFDDDILDKEDFSGCIKSGLLKDNNTEDPIRLYLKEIGKEFLLTGNQEVELAKQMDSGESIIENILKSEGLVIENYYNLVNAIYSRADREEFFKREKEREKDNNADYYNKKKRITSFYKTSLKPYQDRLVSYIENKHKLYELGEDIFEESINNERLYLKDMLKSVPLYQEELRIFSDDYIDSASKIRDLKRQQKSILDRLKVDKIRNLRVLGRDLAIPERREKIEKFLNMREDLIKEQITEAQLAQKELERIEMYYEYPIDRIIRMSEEILKGKQMMQHAKDQLIKANLRLVVSIAKKYANRGLHFFDLVQEGNIGLIKAVEKFEYKRGFKFSTYATWWIRQAITRSISDQARTIRVPVHMIEQINRLNRETRYLVQVLGKDPTDEELSVRLGWELKKVKTVKNVSREPVSLETPIGEEEDSVLSDFIEDKAIKNPAKHTSFVVLQDQIRSILGTLPEREQEVVKMRFGLEDGYSLTLEEVGLHFNVTRERIRQIESKALRRLKNPKKTQKLKDYLEDLN; encoded by the coding sequence AGATTACATTTGGAGATTTATCTAATTTGCTTTCAGAGGATATGTTAGAGCCGGAAAACATTGATTTTATTTATGGAATACTTGAGGACGAGGGAATAAGTTTGATTGATGAAAGAGTAGAAGCTAAGAACTCTAATAATAGTTCTGAATTAGAAGAAGCAGCTAAAATGGATAGTCAATTTATGGTCTTAGGTGATTCTGTTGATAATGACGATAAATTAGATGAATTTGATGATGATATTTTAGACAAGGAAGATTTTTCAGGGTGTATTAAGAGCGGATTATTAAAAGATAACAATACTGAAGATCCAATAAGGCTTTATTTAAAAGAGATAGGAAAGGAATTCTTGTTAACCGGAAATCAAGAAGTTGAGCTTGCAAAACAAATGGATTCTGGTGAGTCTATTATTGAAAACATTCTTAAGAGTGAAGGACTTGTTATAGAGAATTATTATAATTTGGTTAATGCTATTTATTCAAGAGCAGATAGGGAAGAATTTTTTAAAAGGGAAAAGGAAAGAGAAAAGGATAATAATGCTGACTACTATAACAAAAAAAAAAGAATCACGTCTTTTTATAAAACTTCATTAAAACCATATCAGGATCGTTTAGTAAGTTATATTGAAAATAAGCATAAATTATATGAACTTGGAGAAGATATTTTTGAGGAAAGTATTAATAATGAACGGCTTTATTTAAAAGATATGCTTAAATCTGTACCTTTGTATCAAGAAGAGTTAAGGATTTTTTCAGATGATTATATTGACTCTGCTAGTAAGATAAGGGATTTAAAAAGGCAGCAGAAGTCTATATTAGATAGATTAAAAGTCGACAAAATTAGGAATCTTAGGGTTCTTGGAAGAGATTTAGCTATACCCGAGAGGCGGGAGAAGATAGAAAAATTTTTAAATATGAGAGAAGATCTTATTAAGGAACAGATTACAGAAGCTCAGCTTGCTCAAAAGGAGCTTGAGAGAATTGAGATGTATTATGAATATCCAATAGATAGAATAATAAGGATGTCAGAAGAAATTCTTAAAGGTAAGCAGATGATGCAACATGCAAAAGATCAGCTTATTAAAGCTAATTTAAGACTTGTTGTGAGTATCGCCAAGAAGTATGCAAATAGGGGTCTTCATTTTTTTGATCTTGTGCAAGAGGGTAATATTGGTTTAATTAAGGCTGTTGAAAAATTTGAATATAAGAGAGGATTTAAGTTTTCTACTTATGCTACATGGTGGATTCGTCAAGCAATAACAAGGTCAATTTCAGATCAAGCGCGCACGATACGTGTTCCTGTGCATATGATTGAGCAAATAAATAGATTGAATAGAGAAACAAGATATTTGGTTCAGGTTTTAGGTAAGGACCCAACAGATGAGGAACTTTCAGTTAGACTTGGATGGGAATTAAAGAAAGTTAAGACTGTCAAAAATGTTTCAAGAGAACCTGTATCACTTGAAACTCCAATTGGGGAAGAGGAGGATTCTGTTCTTAGTGATTTTATTGAGGACAAGGCAATAAAGAATCCGGCAAAACATACATCTTTTGTGGTTTTACAAGATCAAATAAGATCAATTCTTGGTACTCTTCCAGAAAGAGAACAGGAAGTAGTTAAAATGAGATTTGGGCTTGAAGATGGATATTCTTTGACTCTTGAAGAAGTTGGGCTTCATTTTAATGTTACAAGAGAAAGGATTAGGCAGATTGAATCTAAAGCTTTAAGAAGACTTAAAAATCCTAAAAAGACACAAAAACTTAAAGATTATTTAGAAGATTTAAATTAA
- a CDS encoding zinc ribbon domain-containing protein: MESNINILKNLEGIYKAKFKLEERQKNIPKYLQFKKSQIDELNSALDELQIKFKECQKEDASLKLGIQDINVRKTKAEEKIDSIKTQREYEALEKELQTIIDDEVAIRKKMTHITGLKTRVDREISEIKSKLEGEQDIYITESAELENELLEIKQKLFDIIYEEEKYTSKMDEDFLFKFQRIIRNKSNGVVPLVENVCKGCNMILPVEFANKVRREPDDVKFCPYCSRILYYQDKFEVGLGMVPGSLADLVE, from the coding sequence GTGGAAAGTAATATTAACATATTAAAAAACCTTGAAGGCATATATAAGGCTAAGTTTAAACTTGAGGAAAGACAAAAAAATATTCCTAAGTATTTGCAATTCAAGAAATCTCAAATTGATGAACTTAATAGTGCTCTTGATGAATTACAAATTAAATTTAAAGAATGCCAAAAAGAAGATGCTTCTTTAAAATTAGGTATTCAAGATATTAATGTGAGAAAGACCAAGGCAGAGGAAAAAATAGATAGTATTAAAACTCAAAGGGAATATGAAGCCCTTGAGAAAGAGTTACAAACTATTATTGATGATGAAGTTGCTATTAGAAAAAAAATGACACATATTACTGGTCTTAAAACAAGAGTAGACAGGGAAATATCCGAAATAAAGAGTAAGCTTGAGGGAGAGCAAGATATTTATATTACTGAGAGTGCCGAACTTGAAAATGAGCTTTTAGAGATTAAACAGAAACTTTTTGATATCATATATGAAGAAGAGAAATATACTTCTAAAATGGATGAAGATTTTTTGTTTAAATTTCAGAGGATTATTAGAAATAAATCTAATGGAGTTGTTCCTTTAGTTGAAAATGTTTGTAAGGGTTGTAATATGATACTTCCTGTTGAATTTGCAAATAAGGTAAGGCGTGAGCCAGATGATGTTAAATTTTGTCCTTACTGTAGTAGAATACTTTATTATCAAGATAAATTTGAAGTTGGCTTGGGGATGGTACCTGGAAGTTTAGCAGATCTTGTTGAATAA